ACACGAACATTTTTTGTCTCTCGAAAACAACTTCGTTCCTTCTTTCCTTGTAATCGACCAACCGAGTCAAGTGTATTTTCCGAAGGACGTTCCTACGATATCTGATGATATTGTTACGTTTCAGGACTTTGCTGAGAAGTCCGAAGACCTGACACAAACTAGGAAAATTTTTTCTGCGGCATCTGCTTGCGCAAAGAGGACAAATTTTAATTTACAGATAATCATCGTTGAGCATGCACCTGAAATTACGTGGCAAGGAGTTGAAAACATTCATATGGTTGAGGAGTGGTCTGGATCACGAGCTTTAATTCCAATCGAGTGGATTCAAGAGTAAATACCCTTTATTAGTAATAGTTGATCCTTTCGTTTTTAGCATTCTCAATGAATTTGCATCCTTATTTAGACCAGCTTGCTCATGTGAGAAATAGATTTGGAGTTGCTCATGACGGCGGCCGAGATTACCTGTGTCCGCTTTGTCTGCAATATTTCAATATTGAGTCAAAAGATCTTACTATTGATCATGTTCCCCAACAATCATTAGGGGGAAGGAAACTAGTTGTAACGTGCAGAAAGTGTAATAATGATGCCGGATGGCAAATCGAGCCACATCTTAAAGGTGCGATGGAATTATTTGTTAATAGAGATTTTCCAGAGCACCGTGCAATAACGGTCGATCTGGACGTCGGGGAGCAAAAGACACTGAGAGGAATATTAACAAGAACACATTTAGGCGTGGCAAACTTCTTATTGTCTGAGAAAAACAATGATAAAAGACTTGTTGAAAAATGGAATGCGAAAATCGACAAAGGTCTCACAGAATTTTCTGCTAAACCTTTATCGAAAACAAAAATTTTAGATACCAAAGTGCTGGTGTCTCTTTTAAAAGCAGCATATCTTCAGGTATTTTGGAGATTTGGATATATTCCACTTTATCACTCATATTTTCAGCCTATGAGAGACCAAATTACCAATCCCAGTGAAATAATATATCCATTAGACCTATGTTATGTCTTAGCCCCCTAAATGGTTGGACAAAATTGTAAAAACAGTTTAGTCCATTTAATTTAGGAATCATGAGTAAACAACGGCGAACATTCAGTGCCGAAGATCGGTACTCGATCGTACAGGAATCTATTCGGAGCGGACCTTCCGAGGTTAGCAGAAAGTATAGCCTGTCACCATCTCTTTTGAGGAGGTGGAAGGAAAAGTATTTGGCGAGCGGCAAGGATGGCCTTCGGGATTCCTACCCACGAGTTGATCCGCAACTACGCACCTTAGAAGAAGAAAACGAACGCTTGAAACGCATAGTAGCCAAGCAAGCTCTCGAACTGGAGGTGAAAAGTGAACTGCTAAAAAAAACTCCTATCGGACCCAGGAAAAGATAGCCGTCATGACTCAATATCAGCAATCTACAACGCGAAAGCAACTGTGTAAGTGGTTAGAGTTACCGCGTAGCGTATCTTATTACAAAGCTCGAAATGGCAAACCAGGAGCAAAGGCCAGTCAGGTTACGATGAAGTTGGATGGCGCTTTGGCTCCTAATGAAGATGTGGTAATTCGGATTAAAAGTATGCGTCCG
The genomic region above belongs to Dyadobacter pollutisoli and contains:
- a CDS encoding HNH endonuclease, with product MNLHPYLDQLAHVRNRFGVAHDGGRDYLCPLCLQYFNIESKDLTIDHVPQQSLGGRKLVVTCRKCNNDAGWQIEPHLKGAMELFVNRDFPEHRAITVDLDVGEQKTLRGILTRTHLGVANFLLSEKNNDKRLVEKWNAKIDKGLTEFSAKPLSKTKILDTKVLVSLLKAAYLQVFWRFGYIPLYHSYFQPMRDQITNPSEIIYPLDLCYVLAP
- a CDS encoding transposase produces the protein MSKQRRTFSAEDRYSIVQESIRSGPSEVSRKYSLSPSLLRRWKEKYLASGKDGLRDSYPRVDPQLRTLEEENERLKRIVAKQALELEVKSELLKKTPIGPRKR